Below is a genomic region from Argiope bruennichi chromosome 11, qqArgBrue1.1, whole genome shotgun sequence.
AGAATAATATCATTAGGAAGGCCCGACTTTTCACATGATAGAGTTCGATACGTTTGTCACGCTTCTCTTTCATCGGGGTGTTTAAGCATCGCCTTAAGACGGGGGAGGCTTTCATGAGGCTCGACCCCACACTTTCCTGATTTTCATCGAGAAGCAGGAAAAACCTGTCTGGGAAAATGTCGAATATCCAGACGTGTTCCCAAATGTCCCAAATTTCTGGactgttttgttttgattttgatcGGGACCGCGTGAACGAAGGAGCAATACCGTAAATGCCGAAGGCTTTCCTCACCTCGTCAAACTGTGGCAAGGTGAGAATTCGGTGTGTGAAGTCATAAATTTTGTAGGCTTCACCCGAATGTCCTGTTTCAGCACTGGTATCTACTGTTGCCTTCGGTATTGTGTGTAAAAAACCATTTAGGAGTTTTAGTTGTTCCTTCTTCATTTTCATGTATTCATAAGTACACCCGGACCAATCATCCCTGTTGTCATTCCAAGTGAAATAAATATCACAACGCAAGGTCAGCACGCCCTCTGCCAGGAATTCATCTGCTCTGCTGAGTATAAaagatttatctaaatatttctcaTGCTGAAAGTCTCCGTCAAAATGACATTCCTCGAAAGATCGGGGAATTTTGGGGGTGCCTGTATTATCAATAATACTCACTATCCAAGATAGCATCTCATTCTCTGGATTCCAACCTGGGCTAACATCTACATCTGGAAGGACGACCACCCAGCCTTCAGTGTCTGCATCAACTCCGTTGGGATAGACTGCGGCGTAGATGCTTTGAACTAAAGGATGAGGATTTCGGTGTTCTTTTCCAATCAAATCAGAAGTTGAATAGAAATCTTCtatcttaatttcaaaagttGTCTTAATGACGTGACTTCCTGTTTCATAATTCGTAAAATCcattttcttaaatcaaatagACATCATAAGTTCGGGAACCATTGaaaggaattttctttaaaaatctaaatttaaaaaataaagtattatgaaTGACAAAAAATAAGTAAGCGAAgacattttgcataaaataaatatacttagaACACACTGATTAGAAGCTTTATGTGATTATAGatgcttttttgtttttgttacccattttattttattttctttgtttcatgtTGGTGAAGATGGGATTTTGCATTCGATTTCTCACTCGCTgctttatatgttaaaattttgtaagagTAATACAATAAAATGGgctctaagaattaaaaaaaaattaatacacaacCACTTGTACATAACACTACACTTACAATTATAcacatttaatcaatatttatatttacaagctTAACATAAGTAAATTTCGCGGTCGGCAACTTCCATATGCTTACAGTGTTGCAGCTAGTCCAGTACTGCCACCGCGCTTTTGATTGGTGAGGAGGTTGGAGCTTGGTTGGCACACTGGCTTTAGTTGAGAGTGTTACAGATTTTCACTTCTTACTTGTTCTCGAAAAATGCacattaattagatattttgggaatttcattattatttaaataattaattattaataattttatttgcgcCACCTGGCcgtgaatttaagaaaaagacaTACCAGgaccaaaaagtaaaaaaataaaatcgacaAAAAAATTTCCACAGTAAGCACATTAATAAATGCGTTTTATCATATAAAagatgttataatttattttttctcttcatgACGCGTAAtttgttaaaacaaataaaacaagaataataataaaaaaaactaaccttttaattaataatatctctacccttttattaatacatttaatttttaaataaaagtgcttgTAAGAGCGTTATTGgcaattattttattgcagaagTATCCTCAAGGTGAAACTTTTATCAACGAATTTTTTACTGAACAGTCTTAAAATTTTCTCATGATAAATGTTTgctcttaattttattcttttttctgaatattaattttctaagtaTCTATCACTATTTTCATTGGACGGCAGTGGTAGTTCGTTATACAGGTTTCGACttcggagggttttaggttcgagggtttcagattcgattccatcaaagaactgtcgtgtaagcgggtctggttcaCGTTAAATCTTTTGgagtcaaacgtcctcccacttgTGTGGTGTGGACGTTTGGAGAGGGTTTGTCagttcaagtgtcgtcctcgtcatgtgaccgcggttcaaaattacgaggtccgtcccaaaatagcactagtgttgctttaaaacgggacgtttatGTAACTAACTACCTGAGCTTATATTCATTGAACATGTTTGATAGTTACCCTGACAGTACCACCGAATTTGTATCACGATACACAAATGACAGCAGTCAACGGACTTTAAAGGATTAAAACGTAAGTCTTATAGccttcatattcattttttttttttttactcttaaagaTTCTCTCTAAAGATACTCttacataattcttttaatttctggaATCTTTTGATCCCCATTCACTTTCATGAATTACAGCGTTTGGAAAACAGTAACTTTCCAAACGTTGATTATTATTAGTCAATactgttgcaaaaaaaaaaaaaaaaaaaatgcattttaatttaattaattaattactctttgagaaaattctagaaatcgaataattctttttttgatttcaaatgtgggcaaaatttaatatttcattagatttcactttttttttcaaatctaggttatttttagatatatttttaaaacttatattataatttctttaacttCCTGGTCACcagtattctaattaaaaaaagcacaCGCAAATATTCGTTTCGATGGAGCCTTTTAAATATtcctacaaaagaaaaattaaattgaacagAATGCTCAGTACCTGTAAATAAAGTTACATTCATAAATACAGTACCAACAAATGacgctatttaaaaattatcattatccaatgaaatttgcaatatgacatttctttaaaatatttttaacgggTTTGAAAACGaacgattaaatatttacagatgCAATAAAGTGGTTTAAATTTAAGCATATCAACGAAAAATCTTGTTGTTGACCATATTTATCTTTTACatacatatctttttttatattagaataataaattataatataaaccgcatctaaaatttatttttataattatttgtatttgaagGAAAATTCACGATAGCTTACTTATTTATTCTAAGAttgaaagtaagtttttttcTACAGGTATTATACCTACTTTTGTGATCAATACCAATGGATGTAGAATATCTAGCCACATATATGAGTAAAGAGTTCGAAAAATTTGTCAGTAGTGTTTTATATTCTCAGGGGATACTCAAATATTGACCGAGACAAATGAAGATTAACTTTAGTGTTTGGACGAGAATCAAAGCATGGTTATAAGTGTAGCTACCTCTACTATAATACTATCTAACTATTACtataatactatttaatttaaaaagagaaacatCTTAATTAAgttacaataacttaaaaatatttaatgtacaatGTATATCCCTTAAGTGGGAACGTgaggtctgtgagaccgctagcgatggattttcagTCACCCCTATACTATATTTATCTCAaatgaatggattgaccctgtagcttcctgttttgtgatcttcaatacacgtgcacttttcaaccgatttcagaggattctttttaaaataattcagttatttcttaagttatttattaagaccgcacctccctgttagtgccTAGTGATAAAaaaggcttagcagatggtgctaaaacttgggccccgaaatatcatccaatttactgattctatcatgaagcagtgctccagacacttttaaatgaagcagaaagtgatcttagtgataaggataattgtacagagagagtttttcgatgaaagttcgcattcaactgattctcaAATGtctgttcaaacataattaatttcttatgttcttataatttctgtatctttctaaatgtGGAAGATTCGAGGCATTTCTTTTTGTGGATAAAGacagatgtaaggtttagttatttaaataaaatctcgaGTTGAGATGAGCAAGTGCTATATTTGATTTTAGCTAACACACGATTTGCTTACGCTAAATTCATCTGCGctgtaatatttaaagaatatacttttaaattttacaacacgcaaaatttcaaagaataagcaataattatttacaaacagtgataaaagataaaacaatatGCAATGCATATTTAATGACTTGAAGACATTTTCTGCATGTAAATACATTCTGCAATGAAACATCTAGAGTAAATTTAAGGGAAATCTGATAATATCGGGACTATATATGTGGTATTATTGTCAATAGCAATTCATCCTTTAGTTCAGATACTGTTAAAAACTAACTGAATTTATGGATCCCTATTCAATATGCTGCTATACGAAACGGGACCAATCAAGGAGTTCTTGAAAATTCTTCTTCtcaaattcatggaaaattttcGTTGATGCTTGAACTCTCAaacgaaatgaatttttatctttccAAAACTGATTGTTTTGACAATTCATGTTTTCATTCAGATTTTAGCAATATTTGCgaaccaaaaatgtatttccttggAAAGAAGGATTTGATTCTATCTCAAGCACggctttgttataaaattatcatgATCTGACTGTTCATGAAGTTCATGAATGCTGTGTGGATGCcaattatgaatttgaaatatcataCGCGTTATCGTTTTGGGAATGctgaattttgaattgaatatccACAAATTAGCACGAAGATaactagaaaaatagaaaaaaaaagtcaatttcgATATTACTTGCAAAACACCTCATTTTTTCTGGTCTTAGTTGGGGAAATAAGAAACCTGTGATTTCAAATAGCTAAACAGTTCTTTCATTAACTTCTAAGAAATATTCCCGAAATCGGCAGAAAATAACAGTTGTGTTCTGAAATCAGGTCAATGTTATGATTCCATACAGCCTAAAATCATTagtcttcaaaacattttttgttacCGAGATATATCATTCTATTGGAAAACTTAACATTGCACACACAATTGAGaacaaagatttttcttttctctttcagtATTCCACTATTTCTCTGAGATATCTTAAATGTTCAACTGCTCATTTTTTATTTGCGTCTGTATAAAGTCGTGGTCGCAGCTGTCAGTTAGTGTGCACCAGCATGAGTGATCAGCAAAATCCTTTCAACTCATTTTGATTGGATAATATTCTAAtacacaaatatttacatatgacaGCTtcctgtattgaataaatttgagttttggaaaaaaaatatttacacctAAATTTGTGATTAGCAccctttaaatttagaaatatacatatatctGGTGATTTTGTTCGTGAAGAGATGAATTCGAAACTTTACTGTAGATGAATGTATCTGAAAcgttttattaattgaaacatttaagtTTGGAGAGCCGtgttgtaactttttgtttttaatctccACAGAAGTCacagtatttttttatacaattgtttatcttatttaatgaatcCTTGTTATTGGAAGTGTATATCTGAGCCCAGTATTTAAGAGAATAAGCGCAATATATTGTGACACCCTGCATATATAGACAACTATTGTAACCGGGGTTTCTCCAGGCGTTTATATTTCATACAAGAAAACGCAAATCACATACTTTTTCTTCGCACAGTTTTGGTGTTAGCCCCGCAAGAAGTTTTAAGACTCTCATCACTAATTAATTACTAGACTAAAAACCACTTACATGTATTTTtagttaatgataaatttttgattaatgaagATAAAATGTCAAGGAGAATTTacctcaagttttttttttttttgtctctactTAATAGTtccttgatttaatttttcacataatatGTATCTCATGCAGACATCTTAAAATGAACtggtattaaaaacaaaattctgtttattaCATATCAGATTTCGCAGATTCACTTCCCCATCCTAGAATGTCGatacatgcatataaataaataaatattttaaagatatttttggttGGGTTTTTCATGAAGTATTTTTGGCTTTAATgctgatttcataattttcattcacATCCCT
It encodes:
- the LOC129957672 gene encoding uncharacterized protein LOC129957672, whose translation is MDFTNYETGSHVIKTTFEIKIEDFYSTSDLIGKEHRNPHPLVQSIYAAVYPNGVDADTEGWVVVLPDVDVSPGWNPENEMLSWIVSIIDNTGTPKIPRSFEECHFDGDFQHEKYLDKSFILSRADEFLAEGVLTLRCDIYFTWNDNRDDWSGCTYEYMKMKKEQLKLLNGFLHTIPKATVDTSAETGHSGEAYKIYDFTHRILTLPQFDEVRKAFGIYGIAPSFTRSRSKSKQNSPEIWDIWEHVWIFDIFPDRFFLLLDENQESVGSSLMKASPVLRRCLNTPMKEKRDKRIELYHVKSRAFLMILFFLEKGMLPPAQFDELVDVYKISHLYEMKELQQKCAQQLVKSLVFPTDFEELLRIAYLYSDEYLSTILDSSCVEDVCPFLFDWRLNIEDRLDFACYI